One window from the genome of Cyclobacterium amurskyense encodes:
- a CDS encoding nucleoside hydrolase-like domain-containing protein yields MLKFISISLPIIVFYLLVPVLLQAQEKPQVIVLTDIGGDTDDEQSLVRFLYYADQFDIKAICATSRLGHGQDIKPEIVQRQLAAYGGIYPNLILHKKDFPHPDMLTKLIKSGNGNSEAFGEGYDSEASEAIIKIVDKSKAMVHIPVWGGLRELAQALWKVNNTRGKEELDEFCRKIQVHAIGDQDGHRNYLLKNFKALRFIANGYAWNGFTGIRELSTFRGMYMTGNQQMQDANWVKNNIHGNGPLSECYQLNGHGTDGMKEGDSPSFLGLIGNGLNVPDHPEWGGWGGRYRLLFNQLYIDAPDFMEGTLNERHGVARWRTAFQSDFMGRVKWGVLSYEQANHNPVINVNGHKSNGPLFLKVQPGMELELDASASTDPDGDSLTYKWWIYNEIFQPVSPVVFKASSKEPKIKIEIPPLPPGKELHLILEVMDNGLPSMFGYKRVIITAAI; encoded by the coding sequence ATGCTAAAATTTATATCCATTTCTTTACCCATTATAGTATTTTATTTGTTAGTGCCGGTACTGCTTCAGGCACAGGAAAAACCGCAAGTGATAGTACTTACCGATATTGGGGGAGATACAGATGATGAACAAAGCTTGGTTAGGTTTTTATATTATGCAGACCAGTTTGACATAAAAGCCATTTGTGCTACAAGTCGACTGGGGCATGGTCAGGACATCAAACCGGAAATTGTTCAGCGCCAATTGGCAGCATATGGGGGGATATACCCCAACCTTATCCTGCATAAGAAGGATTTTCCTCACCCTGATATGCTTACAAAATTGATCAAATCAGGTAATGGTAACTCAGAGGCTTTTGGAGAAGGCTACGATTCCGAGGCCTCTGAGGCCATTATTAAGATTGTAGATAAGAGTAAAGCAATGGTCCATATTCCGGTATGGGGTGGACTGAGGGAATTGGCTCAGGCCCTCTGGAAGGTAAACAATACCCGTGGTAAAGAAGAACTTGATGAATTTTGCAGAAAAATTCAAGTCCATGCAATTGGTGATCAGGATGGCCATAGAAATTACCTTTTAAAAAATTTTAAAGCTTTAAGATTTATTGCCAATGGCTACGCTTGGAATGGTTTTACCGGTATTAGAGAACTATCTACCTTTCGGGGCATGTACATGACCGGTAACCAGCAAATGCAGGATGCAAACTGGGTGAAAAATAATATTCACGGCAATGGACCTTTAAGTGAGTGCTACCAGCTAAACGGTCATGGAACTGACGGTATGAAAGAAGGAGATAGTCCCTCATTCCTTGGCTTGATTGGCAATGGTTTGAATGTTCCGGACCATCCAGAATGGGGAGGTTGGGGAGGTCGATACAGGCTGTTGTTTAACCAACTGTACATCGATGCACCTGATTTTATGGAAGGGACATTGAATGAGAGACATGGAGTGGCCCGGTGGAGAACAGCTTTTCAGTCAGACTTTATGGGCAGGGTTAAATGGGGCGTACTGAGCTATGAACAGGCCAACCACAATCCTGTAATTAATGTAAATGGACATAAGTCGAATGGACCTTTATTCCTGAAAGTTCAACCAGGAATGGAATTGGAGCTGGATGCCTCCGCCAGCACAGACCCTGATGGGGATTCATTAACCTACAAATGGTGGATTTACAATGAGATTTTTCAGCCTGTCAGTCCTGTGGTGTTTAAAGCTTCTTCAAAAGAACCTAAAATAAAGATCGAGATTCCTCCTCTGCCTCCGGGAAAAGAATTGCACCTCATTTTAGAAGTTATGGATAATGGTTTACCTTCAATGTTTGGTTATAAACGAGTCATTATTACGGCTGCAATTTGA
- a CDS encoding heparinase II/III domain-containing protein translates to MPSITHKILLLFLCCSIVFSVYSQENRNLLTNALNRKQVADNLNSTKQWVNFPAYEDRDAWNQISEEVRKAMINEGEAYLDYDWPIVKASMYLEFTRTGDRTKDAAVNSARKKALQALMMAELVEGKGRFLDDLVNGVFAFCEQTYWGASAHFYLYGFEGSIANPTTVLPDIEDPIIDLMVGDIANDLAWTLYYFEDAFDAISPIISRRLSSELKKKVLQPFYERNDFWWITGWGEGRVNNWTPWCNFNVLTVLLLVEDDPIKKQDAVYKSMQSVDLFINSYPDDGSCSEGPAYWAHAGGKMFDYLELLDKALGGKVAPIFDHPLIGDMGKYIYRSHINDGSFYINFADAPIKIKHDPGRIFRYGEKINDPIMEKFAAYLANKRSEKDLVTSGTIGDRIGNVFLLASLKELPAEAPQVEDFYFPDWDVVIAREEANAKGFYFTAKGGDNDEHHNHNDVGSFMLYYDGKPVFIDVGVGTYTRQTFSPERYSIWTMQSNYHNLPLINGVAQKAGGNFKATGSNYRLKNGQIFFQTNIAPAYPKEAAVKSWERSFEFRRENGLIIKDHFELDKNENSTSFHFMSALPVALKSPGLLEITGEGFEIITHFDQKKLDATIETIAIEDPKLISNHGEQLYRIVFKWKEEKLKGDLKFSISAKD, encoded by the coding sequence ATGCCATCAATTACTCATAAAATTTTACTGCTATTTCTTTGCTGCAGTATTGTGTTTTCAGTCTACTCTCAGGAAAACAGAAACTTGTTGACCAATGCTTTGAACAGAAAACAAGTAGCGGATAATTTAAATAGTACCAAACAATGGGTCAATTTTCCAGCCTACGAGGACAGAGATGCATGGAATCAAATTTCTGAAGAAGTAAGAAAAGCCATGATAAATGAGGGAGAGGCCTACTTGGATTACGATTGGCCAATTGTAAAGGCCAGCATGTACCTTGAGTTTACACGGACTGGTGACAGAACTAAAGACGCTGCCGTAAACAGTGCCAGGAAGAAGGCCCTTCAAGCACTGATGATGGCCGAGCTAGTGGAGGGAAAAGGCAGGTTTTTGGATGACCTTGTCAATGGTGTTTTTGCTTTCTGCGAACAAACTTACTGGGGAGCCTCAGCCCATTTTTACCTGTATGGATTTGAAGGAAGTATTGCTAATCCTACCACGGTTTTGCCTGATATTGAAGATCCAATTATTGATTTGATGGTTGGAGATATTGCAAATGATTTGGCTTGGACCCTGTATTACTTCGAAGATGCTTTTGACGCAATCAGTCCTATTATAAGCAGAAGACTTTCCTCAGAATTAAAGAAAAAAGTGTTGCAGCCTTTTTATGAGCGAAATGATTTTTGGTGGATTACTGGCTGGGGAGAAGGACGGGTGAACAACTGGACCCCATGGTGCAATTTTAATGTGCTTACTGTATTGTTACTAGTAGAAGATGATCCGATTAAAAAACAGGATGCGGTTTATAAATCCATGCAATCGGTGGATCTATTTATTAATTCTTATCCTGATGACGGTAGTTGTAGTGAAGGCCCTGCTTATTGGGCACATGCCGGTGGCAAAATGTTTGATTATCTGGAGTTATTGGACAAGGCTTTAGGAGGGAAAGTAGCTCCTATTTTTGATCATCCACTAATAGGGGATATGGGGAAATACATCTATAGGTCTCATATTAACGATGGCAGTTTTTATATCAATTTTGCTGATGCTCCTATAAAAATCAAGCATGATCCGGGTAGAATATTTAGGTATGGAGAAAAAATAAATGACCCTATCATGGAGAAGTTTGCTGCCTATTTGGCAAATAAAAGAAGTGAAAAGGATCTAGTAACTTCTGGAACAATAGGAGATAGAATAGGGAATGTGTTTTTGCTAGCGTCCTTAAAAGAATTGCCAGCAGAAGCTCCTCAAGTTGAAGATTTCTATTTTCCTGACTGGGATGTGGTGATAGCCAGAGAAGAAGCAAATGCCAAAGGCTTTTATTTTACCGCAAAGGGAGGGGATAATGACGAACACCATAATCACAATGATGTGGGTTCTTTTATGCTTTATTATGATGGGAAACCTGTTTTTATCGATGTGGGAGTGGGTACTTATACAAGACAAACCTTCAGTCCTGAGCGGTATTCTATTTGGACCATGCAATCCAATTACCACAATCTACCACTCATTAATGGGGTAGCACAAAAAGCAGGTGGGAATTTTAAGGCTACAGGATCCAATTATCGCTTGAAAAATGGTCAGATTTTTTTTCAGACAAATATTGCGCCTGCTTATCCTAAGGAAGCAGCAGTGAAAAGCTGGGAAAGGTCCTTTGAATTTAGGAGAGAAAATGGTTTGATCATTAAGGATCATTTTGAATTGGATAAAAATGAAAATTCAACAAGCTTTCATTTTATGAGTGCATTGCCTGTTGCCTTAAAATCTCCTGGATTATTAGAAATTACAGGGGAAGGGTTTGAGATTATTACGCACTTTGACCAGAAAAAACTTGATGCCACAATAGAAACAATTGCCATCGAAGACCCAAAGTTAATCTCTAATCATGGAGAGCAATTGTATAGAATTGTTTTTAAATGGAAAGAAGAAAAGCTAAAGGGGGACCTTAAGTTTTCTATCAGTGCTAAAGACTAA
- a CDS encoding sulfatase family protein: MKNITYLFLLLSCMACKNSYKEVGKPNILWISHEDLGPIYGCYGDEYASTPTIDQLAANSIKFTQVYSNAPICAPARSTLITGMYAVSLGTQHLRSAIPVPESMKILPEVMREAGYYTSNNVKTDYNFSHEGRWDDSSKEAHWRNRPEGKPFFSVFNFMITHEGPTNALRQEDTSSLKTHHDPAKAILPPHLPDSPKMREIWAHMYDLLEVFDGQVKDLLAQLEEDGLLEETIVFVFADHGHGLPGYKRWLDNAGLQVPFILHVPDKYKHLVANISGQESDRMVSFVDFAPTTLSLAGANIPEMMEGVDFLAKEESDYVFGYRDRADDCYEVARSVYDGRYLYIRHFMPQLPYYQNALIFNKGGSYAEMNRLRDAGELTDAAKKMYATKPVEILYDLQEDPLEQNNLATKPVMKEKLEELARELDEWMIRHRDTGLLTEGIMMQQASQSKESVYAISRAYSEESFKEVLEVAKMVGKINDLSAVIPYLDSDLESARFWGLIGIDAYEGDIGRVVPNLIRLLSDEAPAVAIKAAEILIKREENNAAYEVLKNMLLLEEEVQVLQAAISVRRLGLKAKPLIPIIAEEIFPKYSGEIWGRYKNWSYPMFIGMALDQVQINCGIDVPKRK, translated from the coding sequence ATGAAAAATATCACCTATCTCTTCCTTCTTTTGAGTTGTATGGCTTGTAAGAATAGCTATAAGGAGGTTGGTAAGCCAAATATTTTATGGATTTCCCATGAAGATCTGGGGCCGATTTATGGGTGCTATGGTGACGAATATGCTTCTACACCCACCATTGACCAGTTGGCAGCCAACAGTATAAAATTTACCCAGGTTTATTCAAATGCGCCAATATGTGCACCAGCACGCTCTACCCTGATCACAGGTATGTACGCTGTTTCCCTTGGCACCCAACACCTAAGATCTGCAATCCCAGTTCCTGAATCAATGAAAATATTGCCTGAAGTGATGCGGGAGGCAGGCTATTATACAAGTAATAATGTAAAGACAGATTACAACTTCAGCCATGAAGGCCGGTGGGATGACAGCAGTAAGGAGGCCCATTGGAGAAATAGACCTGAGGGCAAGCCTTTTTTTAGTGTGTTTAACTTTATGATTACCCATGAAGGTCCTACCAATGCTTTGAGACAGGAGGATACATCTAGCTTAAAAACACATCATGACCCTGCTAAAGCAATACTTCCCCCTCACTTGCCAGACAGTCCCAAAATGCGGGAGATATGGGCTCATATGTATGACTTGCTGGAAGTATTTGATGGGCAGGTAAAGGATTTGTTAGCCCAGCTTGAAGAGGATGGATTACTGGAAGAGACCATTGTTTTTGTCTTTGCAGACCATGGGCATGGTTTACCAGGGTACAAGCGTTGGCTTGACAATGCTGGATTACAAGTCCCTTTTATTCTACATGTTCCGGATAAGTACAAACATTTGGTAGCCAATATTTCTGGTCAAGAATCAGACAGGATGGTTAGTTTTGTTGATTTTGCTCCAACTACACTTTCTTTGGCGGGGGCAAATATTCCTGAAATGATGGAGGGTGTTGATTTCTTAGCCAAGGAAGAAAGCGATTATGTATTTGGCTACAGAGACAGGGCAGATGATTGCTATGAAGTAGCAAGGTCCGTTTACGATGGACGGTATTTGTATATACGTCACTTTATGCCACAGCTTCCTTATTATCAAAATGCACTTATTTTTAATAAAGGGGGGAGTTATGCAGAAATGAACAGACTCAGAGATGCTGGTGAATTAACTGACGCAGCAAAAAAAATGTATGCTACCAAACCCGTAGAGATTTTATATGATTTACAGGAAGATCCTCTGGAACAGAATAACCTAGCTACCAAGCCAGTAATGAAAGAGAAGCTAGAGGAACTGGCTAGGGAACTCGATGAATGGATGATTCGACATAGGGATACAGGCTTGCTTACTGAGGGCATAATGATGCAGCAGGCAAGCCAATCTAAGGAAAGTGTGTACGCCATTAGTAGGGCTTATTCAGAGGAGTCTTTCAAGGAAGTATTAGAAGTAGCAAAAATGGTTGGAAAGATCAATGACCTTTCTGCCGTCATCCCTTACTTGGATAGTGATCTGGAATCAGCTAGGTTTTGGGGGCTTATCGGAATTGATGCCTATGAGGGCGATATTGGGCGAGTCGTTCCGAATTTAATCAGATTGTTGTCAGATGAAGCACCCGCGGTGGCCATTAAGGCCGCAGAAATTTTGATTAAACGCGAAGAAAATAATGCCGCTTATGAAGTGCTGAAAAACATGCTTTTGCTTGAAGAAGAGGTTCAGGTTTTGCAGGCAGCAATAAGTGTTCGTCGACTAGGCCTTAAAGCAAAACCTTTAATACCCATCATTGCAGAAGAAATTTTCCCCAAATATTCAGGGGAAATTTGGGGGAGGTATAAAAACTGGAGTTATCCTATGTTTATAGGAATGGCTTTAGATCAGGTTCAGATTAATTGCGGAATTGATGTGCCCAAAAGGAAATAG
- a CDS encoding sodium:solute symporter family protein, translating into MLLQGIDWLILVAFFAVSLGIGLYSSRQSSKNINEFFKAGGNLPWWILGTSMVATTFSTDTPNLITDIVRKNGISGNWVWWSFLLTGMLTVFFFAKLWKRSGVLTDIEFYELRYSGKAASFLRGFRAIFLGLFFNVVIISGVSLAAIKIGGVLLGISPVATLLISGIVTVIYSSLGGLRGVVFTDFIQFILSLAGAIAAAWVAVNHPAVGGLENLVNHELIVDKLDFIPDIANKEIFLTIFLIPLFIQWWSVWYPGSEPGGGGFIVQRMLAAKDEKNALSSVMFFTIVHYAIRPWPWILVALCSIIVFPDMASLQAAFPNADASIVQDDMAYPAMLSFMPVGIMGLVVTSLVAAYMSTLSTMLNLGASYMVNDFYLRFIKPGSTQKHLVAVGRIATVTIMVLGGYVALHLENALQTFSILLQIGAGTGLIYILRWYWWRINAMSEIVAMAASFLTALYFAFIHHNYFEEFATHEELIVGIFVTSICWISTAYLSTPTDKSVLVSFVKKTKAPGPGWKRIHNLIGNTGEKVDTTGYFDFQAAILAFGAGVIGVFSFLFGTGNLLLGDPLNGMLLIGLAFIAFGALVYLRKRF; encoded by the coding sequence ATGCTGTTACAAGGAATTGATTGGTTGATATTGGTCGCTTTTTTTGCTGTCTCATTGGGGATAGGATTGTACAGTTCCCGACAATCATCAAAAAACATTAATGAATTTTTTAAAGCAGGAGGTAACCTGCCGTGGTGGATATTAGGCACCTCAATGGTGGCCACCACCTTTTCCACTGATACGCCAAACTTGATTACGGATATTGTGAGGAAAAACGGTATATCAGGAAACTGGGTATGGTGGAGCTTTTTATTAACAGGGATGCTGACCGTTTTTTTCTTTGCCAAACTATGGAAAAGATCGGGAGTGTTGACAGATATAGAATTTTATGAATTGCGCTACAGTGGTAAAGCAGCCTCCTTTTTAAGGGGCTTTAGGGCTATATTTCTGGGTTTATTTTTCAATGTGGTCATCATTTCAGGAGTTTCTCTAGCAGCGATTAAAATTGGGGGCGTATTACTTGGAATAAGCCCCGTAGCTACTTTATTAATATCTGGAATTGTTACCGTTATCTACAGTTCTTTAGGAGGTTTACGAGGTGTAGTATTTACGGATTTTATACAGTTTATTCTGTCTTTGGCTGGCGCCATTGCTGCTGCCTGGGTGGCTGTCAATCATCCTGCAGTAGGAGGACTTGAGAACCTTGTCAATCACGAGCTTATTGTGGATAAACTTGATTTTATTCCTGATATCGCCAATAAAGAAATTTTCCTTACCATATTCCTAATTCCATTGTTTATTCAATGGTGGTCTGTGTGGTATCCAGGTTCTGAGCCCGGAGGTGGGGGCTTTATTGTTCAAAGGATGCTGGCAGCCAAGGATGAAAAAAATGCATTGTCCTCTGTTATGTTTTTTACCATTGTTCATTATGCCATCAGACCTTGGCCTTGGATATTGGTAGCTTTGTGTAGTATAATCGTTTTTCCGGATATGGCTTCCCTACAAGCTGCATTTCCAAATGCGGATGCCTCCATAGTTCAGGATGACATGGCCTATCCTGCTATGCTGTCCTTTATGCCGGTGGGAATTATGGGCTTAGTAGTCACTTCCTTGGTAGCTGCATATATGTCCACACTTTCCACCATGCTCAATCTTGGCGCTTCCTACATGGTCAATGATTTTTACTTAAGGTTTATCAAGCCGGGAAGTACACAAAAGCACCTTGTGGCAGTCGGAAGAATAGCCACTGTTACAATTATGGTTTTAGGTGGTTATGTGGCTTTACATTTAGAAAATGCATTGCAGACATTTAGTATACTTTTGCAAATTGGAGCAGGAACAGGTTTAATTTATATCTTACGCTGGTATTGGTGGAGGATCAATGCCATGAGTGAGATTGTTGCGATGGCAGCTTCCTTCCTTACCGCCTTGTATTTTGCCTTTATTCATCACAATTACTTTGAAGAATTTGCTACCCATGAGGAATTAATTGTAGGGATATTTGTAACTTCAATTTGTTGGATTTCTACAGCTTACCTTTCCACACCTACTGACAAATCCGTTCTTGTTTCTTTTGTGAAAAAGACAAAAGCTCCTGGTCCAGGTTGGAAAAGAATTCACAATTTAATTGGCAATACCGGTGAAAAAGTAGATACCACTGGCTACTTTGACTTTCAGGCAGCGATTCTTGCTTTTGGTGCAGGAGTAATTGGTGTGTTTAGTTTCTTATTCGGTACGGGTAATCTTTTACTTGGAGATCCTCTAAATGGAATGCTTTTAATAGGACTTGCATTTATAGCATTTGGAGCTTTGGTTTACCTAAGGAAACGATTCTAA
- a CDS encoding TonB-dependent receptor, translating to MRILTIGIFLFFLSTVGFSQKISVSGTVKEEGTGENLIGANIYDKISQKGTVANQFGFYSYTTSGDSLDLYFSFVGFQAKHIQFKANKDTVINVTLVPDGNLEEVVVSASDMDQIQEVTRMSSINVPIEQIKELPALMGEVDVFKVLQLLPGVQSGTEGGSGLYVRGGGPDQNLILLDGVPVYNASHLFGFFSVFNADAINNVELIKGGFPSRYGGRLSSVIDISMKEGNMQEFKGEGSIGLIASKVTVEGPIKKDKTSFILSARRTYLDILARPIIKAATEGDENIGYYFYDLNGKVNHIINDKNRLYLSVYSGDDKAYSKFKNFYVNDNERTDYDEEFGLKWGNFISALRWNNVINSRLFSNYTFTYSRYNFDLFSNYEEKITGLGATETNFYSDRYFSGIRDWAGRADFEFIPNPDHYFRFGTNVISHKFSPGVYASKSSTGDNDLQLGADELNSTEYAVYAEDDINITSRLKGNLGLHYSGFNTDNQHYNSLQPRIAARYLVNPSTSVKASYVTMAQFIHLLTNAGLGLPTDLWVPATAKIGPQKAMQVAIGGVKNFNKFELSAEAYYKTMDGLIEYKDGATYLNLDEDWQDKVAIGEGVSYGLELLLQKKVGKISGWIGYTLSKTERRFDEINFGEWFPYKYDRRHDVSFALTHEWKENKDFSVVWVYGTGNAVSLPTQRYEGLAINNFGSTWKSELQYYESRNNFRNRDYHRLDVSFSWWKTKKWGERKWTLGIYNVYNRMNPFFMDIGYDQQSNKKVKQYSLFPIIPSFSYGFKF from the coding sequence ATGAGGATACTTACAATTGGCATATTTCTATTTTTTCTTAGCACTGTGGGGTTTTCTCAGAAAATCTCAGTAAGTGGAACAGTAAAGGAAGAAGGGACAGGGGAAAACCTGATTGGAGCAAATATTTATGATAAAATTTCCCAAAAAGGGACGGTCGCCAATCAATTTGGGTTTTATAGTTATACAACTTCCGGCGATAGTTTAGACCTATATTTTAGTTTTGTAGGATTTCAGGCTAAGCACATTCAATTCAAAGCAAATAAGGATACTGTAATTAATGTGACCTTAGTGCCTGACGGTAATCTTGAGGAGGTGGTGGTTTCTGCTTCTGATATGGACCAAATTCAGGAAGTTACGAGGATGAGTTCCATCAATGTTCCAATAGAGCAAATCAAGGAATTGCCTGCATTAATGGGGGAAGTAGATGTTTTTAAAGTTTTACAACTTCTACCTGGTGTGCAGTCTGGTACTGAAGGAGGAAGTGGTCTGTATGTAAGAGGGGGAGGTCCAGATCAAAATCTTATTTTATTGGACGGGGTGCCGGTATACAATGCCTCACACCTTTTTGGTTTCTTTTCGGTCTTCAATGCAGACGCCATTAATAATGTAGAACTTATCAAAGGAGGTTTTCCTTCCAGATATGGAGGCCGACTTTCTTCAGTGATTGATATAAGCATGAAGGAAGGCAATATGCAGGAATTTAAAGGGGAAGGATCCATAGGATTAATTGCTTCAAAAGTGACTGTGGAGGGGCCAATTAAAAAAGATAAAACTTCTTTTATTCTATCAGCGAGGCGTACCTATTTAGATATTTTGGCCCGACCGATTATTAAAGCTGCTACTGAGGGAGATGAGAATATAGGGTATTATTTTTATGACCTTAATGGCAAAGTCAACCATATCATCAATGATAAAAACAGGTTGTACCTGAGTGTATATTCAGGTGATGATAAGGCGTATTCCAAGTTTAAAAACTTTTATGTCAATGACAATGAAAGGACAGATTATGATGAAGAATTTGGCTTGAAATGGGGCAATTTTATCTCAGCCCTTCGATGGAATAATGTTATAAATAGCCGCCTTTTTAGTAATTATACTTTTACTTATAGTCGATACAATTTTGATCTATTCAGTAATTATGAGGAGAAAATTACTGGTTTAGGTGCCACCGAGACTAATTTTTATTCGGACAGGTATTTTTCAGGTATAAGAGATTGGGCAGGAAGGGCAGATTTTGAATTCATTCCTAATCCAGACCATTATTTCCGATTTGGTACCAATGTGATTTCCCATAAGTTCTCCCCAGGAGTTTACGCCAGTAAGAGCAGTACAGGAGACAATGATCTCCAATTGGGTGCAGATGAATTAAATTCAACAGAATATGCGGTATATGCCGAAGACGATATTAATATTACCAGCCGATTGAAAGGCAATTTGGGGCTTCATTATTCAGGGTTTAATACCGACAATCAACATTACAATTCCCTTCAGCCCAGGATAGCAGCAAGGTATTTGGTCAATCCCAGTACCTCAGTAAAAGCTTCCTATGTCACCATGGCACAATTTATCCATTTACTTACCAATGCAGGATTAGGTTTGCCAACGGATCTATGGGTGCCAGCCACAGCTAAAATTGGACCACAAAAAGCCATGCAGGTGGCCATTGGTGGGGTTAAGAATTTCAATAAATTTGAGCTGAGTGCAGAGGCCTATTACAAGACCATGGATGGCTTAATCGAATACAAAGATGGGGCAACATATCTCAACCTGGATGAAGATTGGCAGGATAAAGTGGCTATAGGAGAAGGGGTAAGTTATGGCCTCGAATTATTGCTTCAAAAGAAAGTAGGCAAAATTTCCGGATGGATAGGTTATACCCTTTCTAAAACCGAAAGGAGATTTGACGAGATTAATTTCGGTGAATGGTTTCCTTACAAATACGACAGGAGACATGATGTGAGTTTTGCCCTTACCCATGAATGGAAGGAAAACAAAGATTTTTCGGTGGTTTGGGTATATGGAACTGGAAATGCTGTTTCCCTTCCTACGCAGCGTTATGAAGGGCTAGCGATAAACAACTTTGGAAGTACATGGAAATCAGAGTTACAGTATTACGAAAGTAGAAATAACTTCAGAAACAGGGATTACCATCGACTTGATGTAAGTTTCAGTTGGTGGAAGACCAAAAAGTGGGGAGAACGAAAATGGACGCTTGGCATCTACAATGTCTACAACCGGATGAATCCTTTCTTTATGGACATTGGTTATGATCAGCAGAGCAATAAAAAGGTGAAACAATACAGTCTTTTTCCCATTATACCTTCGTTTTCTTACGGGTTTAAATTTTAA
- a CDS encoding DUF4249 domain-containing protein — protein MNTLLSYRRYFLFVFIIGGLFISSCETTVDIDIPFEKPQVTLNSTLIHNTFPKVRLTYSRHILDNNWEFEPITTAEVKLTTDDGQSFYLGYNEESGEYISLDYMVMEGKEYTVEVKVEGYDIISATETVPIHVPIKDLIYNGSAKVDSWSTRDDITLVFDDAIGENYYEISAFYYRQGSYVDQDGNEVYYSDNQPIYLEPKNPAYEQDFFLDGAVLIDDKLFDGKEAKIDFFTSGNFIELENGGEVQFVLKVVSPGYYYFRTTSGLQDWNEGDPFAQPVQVYTNIKNGIGIFMTGNVSSKEMETGTGQN, from the coding sequence ATGAATACATTACTTAGCTATCGAAGATATTTCCTGTTTGTTTTTATAATAGGAGGCCTGTTCATCAGTTCTTGTGAAACCACAGTGGACATTGATATACCTTTTGAAAAACCTCAGGTGACACTGAATTCAACCCTAATTCACAATACCTTTCCAAAGGTAAGACTAACTTATTCCAGACATATTCTTGATAATAATTGGGAATTTGAACCAATAACAACGGCAGAAGTAAAGTTAACTACTGATGATGGTCAATCCTTTTACCTTGGCTATAATGAGGAAAGTGGGGAGTACATTAGTTTGGACTACATGGTGATGGAAGGTAAAGAATATACAGTTGAAGTGAAGGTGGAGGGCTATGACATTATTAGTGCTACAGAAACTGTCCCAATTCATGTCCCAATTAAAGACCTGATTTATAATGGGAGTGCAAAAGTGGATTCTTGGTCAACCAGAGATGACATTACCTTGGTTTTTGACGACGCCATAGGTGAAAATTACTATGAAATTTCAGCTTTTTATTACCGCCAAGGGTCTTATGTTGATCAAGACGGGAATGAGGTCTATTATTCTGATAATCAGCCGATTTATCTGGAGCCAAAAAACCCTGCTTACGAACAAGATTTTTTCTTGGATGGAGCGGTACTTATTGACGATAAATTATTTGATGGTAAAGAAGCGAAAATAGATTTTTTCACCAGTGGTAATTTTATAGAATTAGAAAATGGGGGCGAGGTTCAATTTGTATTGAAAGTGGTGTCTCCAGGCTATTATTATTTCCGTACAACTTCTGGCTTACAGGACTGGAATGAAGGGGATCCCTTTGCCCAACCCGTGCAGGTTTATACTAATATTAAGAATGGTATAGGTATTTTCATGACGGGAAATGTTTCTTCTAAAGAAATGGAGACTGGAACTGGTCAAAACTAA
- a CDS encoding DUF4230 domain-containing protein: MFRFFAGIITAIAVIWSFQYFMGKSKQQEEIQLNSALLEQQIKQVGKLIVTEGQFSQVLSYKNTKKNYFDIFSANKKALVIVNAKVTIAYDLRQIKTEVDPEAKQVRILFLPEPEINIYPDLQYYDVSQDYFNKFDAADYNKIKGSVNKMVQAKIDQSDLKDDAKERLINELSKIYILTNSMGWSLQYQETTISSPSDLDNLKF, translated from the coding sequence ATGTTTAGGTTTTTTGCAGGAATCATCACCGCAATAGCAGTCATTTGGTCATTTCAGTATTTCATGGGCAAAAGCAAGCAACAGGAAGAAATACAGCTCAATTCGGCACTTTTAGAACAGCAAATTAAACAGGTAGGTAAACTGATTGTCACTGAAGGGCAGTTTTCTCAGGTTTTGAGTTATAAAAACACCAAAAAAAATTATTTCGATATCTTCTCTGCCAATAAAAAAGCATTAGTGATAGTGAATGCGAAAGTAACCATCGCATATGACCTTAGGCAAATTAAAACGGAAGTAGACCCGGAGGCCAAACAAGTACGTATTCTATTTCTTCCCGAACCGGAAATCAACATTTACCCTGACCTTCAATACTATGATGTCAGTCAAGATTATTTCAATAAGTTTGATGCTGCTGATTATAACAAGATCAAAGGAAGCGTAAATAAAATGGTTCAGGCAAAAATCGATCAGTCTGACCTGAAAGATGATGCCAAGGAAAGGCTAATCAATGAACTCTCCAAGATCTATATTCTAACCAATTCCATGGGATGGAGTCTGCAATACCAGGAAACAACCATCAGCTCTCCTTCCGATTTAGATAATTTAAAATTTTAA